In Pseudophryne corroboree isolate aPseCor3 chromosome 3, aPseCor3.hap2, whole genome shotgun sequence, a genomic segment contains:
- the ZNF217 gene encoding zinc finger protein 217, with product MPVQSLNEFADGPGGVGSSVCSQMESSRSTRAMRRRNNISQKTLQEMFLLQAEEGVTFECMFCDESYKHNEELGKHVLTKHRPTLCEPTVLCVEAEYLSPLDKHRKSAVSPENDIKDGNKGSDCEVCGQTFMDFADLETHMKKHKDSFTYSCDICGRRFKEPWFLKNHKRTHFSRSGGKNKQQPASESPVTINEIVQEQVPTNVTSCYKMCMVCGFFFPDKETLFDHSKMHVKGSKSTVKSTNASVSCKENVNNVAAEKVSKEEYLGFLNLKPSAPTTKTTASKWIEALDPFNTYQAWQLATKGKVALGHGQLKEPLFEISMETDSSDKDDLNETWSTEQISQSAHGEEADTIKLKDGEMAASLQQSDNLKTYCSKLPYAECEDKLQNHQKKSTFCPDCGKLFKTCQQLTMHSRVHRKGRSDSESSTMSSSCEGLLSVESPDTPASLEDHDSNKMQDASESEGEAVLTDKYEDGEASLKTKCLPTSRECSYCGKTFRSNYYLNIHLRTHTGEKPYKCEFCDYAAAQKTSLRYHLERHHKFKPGESNALVKSISKSLQLKKFPLPPLTAPEPDRKPSQETINDTKMDCSRIKPPKRMSALRNQLVNAKQFLKRKGMALVKNKPGKAEPMEERAAPINHHILIEDDSLACDETLDQETSAAEERYSLEQNKDITPCKPDSILVDYSIPLDLSLKPVQDLSNTICNRALLAIHTCPYCSCKTLYPEVLTMHQKLVHKQYCELPKNGCRNKNPAYIIKMRRTGCPPALKGVDVSPVNSNDIRIKVSPESHPKTLNNDQPKLTSVLPNKGVNSLPDYSYIEQENKSPSVPQNGQHMVRYVQPDLQGISHLLQRMQEPEQNLAPRRESSSSHHSSTNGYWSGANQCKRPGTAQLELGEPFSKMTKHNMPVSASINYPNVDMVQRHYYSQSYNQNHDEPSSMSGNSLLPTNMCYPHEVDPRWHLMKSYEHSPTGTLYRMSNASFNQGSTSSMEVNHASLYHRVLKRDVDHMNSP from the exons ATGCCAGTCCAGTCCCTAAACGAATTTGCTGATGGTCCTGGTGGAGTAGGCAGCTCTGTCTGCTCCCAAATGGAAAGCTCACGCTCAACCCGGGCAATGAGACGTCGAAATAATATTTCCCAAAAAACCCTGCAAGAGATGTTTTTGTTGCAAGCTGAGGAGGGTGTGACTTTTGAATGCATGTTCTGTGATGAATCCTACAAACATAATGAAGAATTGGGAAAACATGTTTTGACCAAACATAGACCAACGCTGTGTGAGCCCACTGTTCTCTGCGTGGAAGCAGAATACCTCAGTCCTCTGGATAAACACAGAAAAAGTGCGGTATCTCCAGAGAATGATATTAAGGATGGCAATAAAGGCTCAGACTGCGAGGTGTGCGGACAGACTTTTATGGACTTTGCTGACCTGGAAACCCACATGAAGAAGCACAAAGATTCCTTtacgtactcctgtgatatttgtgGCCGAAGATTCAAAGAGCCATGGTTTTTGAAAAATCATAAAAGGACCCATTTTAGCAGATCTGGAGGAAAAAACAAACAGCAGCCTGCTTCTGAAAGTCCTGTTACAATAAATGAGATTGTACAAGAACAGGTGCCAACAAATGTGACCTCATGCTATAAAATGTGCATGGTGTGTGGATTCTTCTTCCCTGACAAAGAGACCTTGTTTGATCACAGTAAAATGCATGTAAAGGGCTCCAAGTCCACTGTGAAATCTACAAATGCTTCAGTGTCCTGTAAGGAAAATGTGAATAATGTAGCTGCAGAAAAGGTCTCCAAGGAAGAATATTTGGGTTTTTTAAATTTAAAGCCATCAGCTCCAACCACCAAAACTACAGCCAGCAAATGGATTGAGGCACTGGATCCATTCAACACCTACCAGGCTTGGCAACTTGCAACTAAAGGCAAAGTTGCTCTTGGTCATGGTCAGTTAAAGGAACCTCTCTTTGAAATAAGCATGGAAACTGATTCTTCTGACAAGGATGATCTCAATGAAACATGGAGTACAGAACAGATTAGCCAGTCTGCTCATGGAGAGGAGGCTGACACTATTAAGCTTAAAGATGGTGAAATGGCTGCTTCTTTGCAACAATCAGACAATCTAAAAACCTATTGCTCAAAATTGCCTTATGCAGAGTGTGAAGATAAACTCCAAAACCACCAAAAGAAGTCCACTTTCTGCCCTGACTGTGGAAAGTTATTTAAAACCTGCCAACAGCTTACCATGCATTCTCGTGTGCACAGGAAGGGTAGGAGTGACTCTGAGTCTTCTACAATGAGCAGTAGCTGCGAGGGGCTGCTGTCTGTGGAGTCACCTGACACTCCAGCCAGTCTGGAAGATCATGACTCAAATAAAATGCAGGATGCCTCTGAATCGGAAGGTGAAGCTGTACTGACCG ATAAATATGAAGATGGTGAAGCAAGCTTAAAAACAAAATGCCTTCCAACTTCCAGAGAGTGCAGCTATTGTGGAAAGACTTTTCGCTCAAATTATTACCTCAATATTCATCTCAGGACCCACACAG GGGAAAAACCGTACAAATGTGAATTTTGTGACTATGCTGCTGCACAGAAAACCTCTTTGAGATATCATTTGGAGAGACATCACAAGTTTAAACCTGGAGAATCCAATGCTCTGGTGAAGAGCATTAGTAAAAGTTTGCAGCTTAAGAAGTTTCCTCTTCCTCCCCTTACTGCGCCTGAGCCTGACAGAAAGCCCTCCCAGGAAACCATAAATGATACCAAAATGGACTGTTCCAGAATCAAACCTCCCAAGCGGATGTCTGCCTTGCGTAACCAACTTGTGAATGCGAAGCAATTCCTCAAAAGAAAGGGAATGGCTCTTGTGAAGAACAAGCCTGGGAAGGCAGAGCCTATGGAAGAGCGAGCAGCCCCCATTAACCACCATATACTTATAGAGGATGATTCATTGGCTTGTGATGAAACTCTAGACCAAGAGACCTCTGCTGCTGAAGAGAGATATTCTCTAGAACAAAATAAAGACATTACTCCTTGTAAACCAGACTCCATTTTGGTGGATTATTCGATACCATTGGACCTAAGTTTAAAACCTGTTCAGGACTTGTCAAACACCATTTGTAACCGTGCCTTATTGGCAATCCACACTTGTCCTTACTGTAGCTGCAAAACCTTATATCCAGAGGTGCTAACTATGCACCAGAAATTGGTCCATAAACAATACTGTGAACTTCCAAAAAATGGCTGTAGAAATAAAAACCCAGCTTATATAATCAAAATGAGACGCACTGGTTGTCCCCCTGCTTTAAAAGGGGTGGATGTGTCGCCTGTAAACTCAAATGACATAAGAATAAAAGTTTCTCCGGAATCTCATCCCAAGACCCTTAACAATGACCAGCCAAAACTGACCTCTGTTCTGCCAAACAAAGGAGTTAATTCATTACCAGACTACAGTTATATAGAGCAAGAAAATAAATCTCCCTCCGTACCCCAAAATGGTCAGCATATGGTCAGATACGTGCAACCTGATTTACAAGGTATTTCTCACTTGTTACAGAGAATGCAAGAGCCAGAACAGAACCTAGCTCCACGGAGAGAATCCTCTTCCAGTCACCATAGCAGCACAAATGGATATTGGTCAGGAGCTAATCAATGTAAAAGACCTGGAACTGCACAGCTAGAACTCGGGGAGCCCTTTTCAAAGATGACCAAGCACAACATGCCAGTCTCTGCATCTATCAACTATCCTAATGTTGACATGGTTCAAAGACACTATTATAGTCAGAGTTACAATCAAAACCACGATGAGCCTTCCTCTATGTCTGGAAATTCTCTGTTGCCCACCAACATGTGTTATCCACACGAGGTTGATCCTCGTTGGCATTTAATGAAGTCTTATGAACACTCACCAACTGGGACACTATATAGAATGAGCAACGCTTCTTTCAATCAGGGATCCACTTCTTCTATGGAAG TAAATCATGCCTCTTTATACCACCGTGTATTGAAGAGAGATGTGGACCATATGAATTCTCCATAA